A single genomic interval of Bacillus sp. es.036 harbors:
- a CDS encoding ABC transporter ATP-binding protein, whose translation MIETENLIIGYQENIIVDQLNLSIPEGEITALVGANGSGKSTILKTLSRLMKPKSGTVYLDGRAIHEQKTRDLSKELAILPQNPTAPEGLTVLELVTYGRFPHQKGLKALTVEDKEKIAWAIEMTGIGEYANRPIDQLSGGQRQRAWIAMALAQDTKILFLDEPTTFLDMAHQLEVLELLQKLNVQEKRTIVMVVHDLNHASRYAGHMVAIKKGKVMKTGTPIDVMKSDILEEVFGVRSDIIYDPRSGQPLCLPYGLCASL comes from the coding sequence GTGATTGAAACAGAAAATCTTATAATCGGTTATCAAGAAAACATCATTGTGGATCAGTTGAATCTATCCATACCTGAGGGTGAGATTACAGCTCTTGTTGGGGCGAATGGATCAGGGAAGTCGACCATTCTTAAAACACTTTCTCGATTAATGAAGCCAAAAAGTGGAACGGTTTACCTGGATGGAAGGGCGATTCATGAGCAAAAAACGCGCGACCTTTCGAAAGAATTAGCGATCCTTCCTCAAAACCCCACGGCTCCAGAAGGGCTAACGGTTTTAGAACTTGTTACATACGGTCGCTTTCCTCATCAAAAAGGCTTGAAAGCTCTCACGGTGGAAGACAAAGAGAAGATTGCCTGGGCAATCGAAATGACGGGGATTGGGGAATATGCCAACCGTCCGATTGATCAACTGTCAGGTGGACAGCGCCAGCGTGCCTGGATTGCGATGGCTCTTGCTCAGGATACGAAAATTCTTTTTCTAGATGAGCCAACAACGTTTCTCGATATGGCGCATCAGCTTGAGGTGCTGGAGCTTTTGCAAAAGTTAAATGTTCAAGAAAAGCGAACGATCGTCATGGTCGTGCATGATTTAAATCACGCCAGTCGGTACGCAGGTCATATGGTGGCGATTAAAAAAGGAAAAGTGATGAAAACAGGAACACCGATTGACGTGATGAAGTCCGATATATTAGAAGAAGTGTTTGGCGTTCGGAGTGATATTATTTATGATCCACGGTCAGGTCAGCCGCTCTGCTTACCGTATGGGCTATGTGCAAGTCTATGA
- a CDS encoding GNAT family N-acetyltransferase, with amino-acid sequence MMIKEMRSIEQRREAFQVMQELRQHLDEKTYLDLVEEANQKDMYRLYALYDENELVAVTGFKPMITLYYGRFVWVCDLVTSEQHRSKGYGEKLLTFVENWALENGYQSVALSSGVQKKEAHRFYKEKMSYDQVSFVFKRGLTP; translated from the coding sequence ATGATGATTAAAGAAATGAGATCAATAGAACAGCGGCGTGAAGCATTTCAAGTGATGCAAGAGCTACGGCAACATTTGGATGAGAAAACTTATCTTGATTTAGTAGAAGAAGCCAATCAGAAAGACATGTATCGGCTGTATGCGCTTTATGATGAAAACGAACTTGTAGCGGTTACTGGATTTAAGCCAATGATTACGCTCTATTATGGAAGGTTTGTCTGGGTTTGTGATCTCGTCACAAGCGAACAGCATCGTTCAAAAGGTTATGGAGAAAAGCTTCTTACGTTTGTTGAAAACTGGGCTCTGGAGAACGGGTATCAATCTGTGGCTCTGTCTTCCGGTGTTCAAAAGAAAGAAGCCCACCGTTTCTACAAAGAAAAGATGTCTTATGATCAGGTTAGCTTTGTATTCAAAAGGGGATTAACTCCGTAG